The Bradyrhizobium barranii subsp. barranii genome segment CGCTTTGCGCAAGCGCGCCTGCATCACGCTTTCGGCCTCCGCGAGCTGCGCCTTGGTGTTGATGCCGCGCACCTCGTCCTCGCTGGTCTCGATCACGACGGCCTCCCATCCCTGTTGACGAACGACGCCGACCGCGTCGGTCAGATAATATTCGCCCTTCGAATTCGCATTGCCGATCTTGTCGAGGATCGCGAGCGCACGGCGCCCGTCGATCGCCATCAGGCCGGCATTGCACAGATCGATGTTGCGCTCTTCCGCGCTGGCATCGGCATGCTCGCGGATCGCGACCAGACGGTCGCCCTCGACGATGAAGCGGCCATAGCCGGTGGGATCGGCGGCGCGAAAGCCGAGCGCGGCGATTGCTGCGCCCTTCGCGAGCGGCGCGCGCAGCCGCGCAAAGGTCTCGGCCGAGATCAGCGGCGTGTCGCCGAAGGCAATCAGCAGATCGTCGGCGCCCCGCGCAATCGCCTCGCGCGCCGCCAGCACCGCATGCGCGGTGCCGAGCCGTTCTGCCTGCACGAAGGTGAGCGCATCGGGACGGATACGTTTCGCCTCGTCCCCGACCGCCTGATGGTCGGGGCCGATCACGACGGCGAGCGAGGTGCCGGTTCCCTTCGGTGTGGCCGCGAGCAGGTGCGCGAGCAGGCTCTGGTGGGCGACCGGATGCAGCACTTTCGGCAGGTTCGATCGCATGCGCGTGCCTTCGCCGGCGGCGAGTACGATCGTGAGGCTGGAACGGGCGGTCATCGAAATCCTGTCAAACATGGCCGAATCAACGGGCGGCGGCAGGCCGATGCCGTCATGAGCTGTCGCCTTGCTACCCCCGCAAACGCCCGGAATTCAAGTGCGACGGGGTTTTCCTGTTAATGTTCCCTGATTGATTCGGGGAAGCAGTTCGGGGCTGGGCACTTAACGTTCATGGCAAAGGATTCCGACCCACTGGCGGACGCCTTCGGGGCCAAGGAGACCGGCGGGCTGTTCTCCGGACTTCTGGCCGAGGAAAGCGCGGTCGACCGCAGCATGATGTGGCGGCTGGGCGCGTGGGGCGTGGTTGCCGTCGGCGCTGTCGTGATGGCCGTGATGGCCAATCAGGCCCAGCTCGGCTGGCGCCGTGACCAGGTTGCGTCGGCCGATCTGTCGCGCCAGGCCGACCGGCTCCAGATGCTGACCAAGGAGAGCCAGAACGAGGCCCGCCGCCTCGCCTCCGCCATCGAGACGCTGAACACCGATCGTGACCGGCTCTATTCGCGCGTCACCGTGCTCGAGCAAGGGATGGATTCCGTCACCGGCGCCATCGCCAAGCAGAGCGCGAAGCCGCAGGACGCGCCGGCGCCTGACACCCAGCCCGCGGCGCCGACCGTCGCGCCGGTCGCCTCGACGCCGGCTCCCTCGAGTGACAAGCCGCGCGCGGCAGCCGCGAAGGACCAGGCGAAGGAGCCGACAAAAGACGCTCTGAAGGAGGCCGCAAAGGATCAGTTGATCCCGCCGCCGCAGAACGCCGCCATGGCCTCGCTGGTGTCGCAGTCCCCGCTGACAACGTCGGCACTGCCCATGCTTCCGCTGGTGCCATCCAAGTCGATCATGGCGCCACCCGATCCCGCCGCATCGAAGCTGACGCAGCCCGAGACGACGGAGAAGGCCGCCGAGAAGAAGCCCGAACAGGCGCCCGCCCCGACCGAGGTCGCCGCGGCGCCAGCCAAGCCGCCGGAGACGGCCGAGAGCGAGGCCCCTGCAATCGCGGTCCAGCAGACGCGCTTCGCCATCGACCTTGGCGGCGCCAACTCGCTGGACGGCCTGCGCACGCTCTGGCGCGGCCTGATCAAGTCCAATCCGGAGATCGCGACGCTGCGGCCGATCATCATGATCAAGGAAGGCAATGCCGGCCTCGGCATGCAGCTCCGCTTGGGGGCCGGCCCGCTGATCAATGCCGCCGCTGCCGCAAAGCTCTGCGCGGGCCTCGCCGAGAACGACCGCCATTGCGAGACCACCGTGTTCGACGGCCAGCGGCTGTCGATGCGCGGTGGATCGGAGAAGGGACAAGAGAAGACTCAGGACCGGGTTCAGGAGAAGAACGAGAAGAACCAGGACGCGGTGCCGCGGGCCGAGACCGCGCCGGCGCCCGCTCCTGCCGCCAAACCGGAGAAGCGCCGCCGCAGCTACTCCTCGAAACGCTCGTCGAAGCGCGAGGAGCCCGCGCCTGCCCCCGCACCTCAGCCGCCGGCCGCACCGGCGAAGCCGGAGACGGCCTCGGCGGGATCGACGCTGTCGTCGTTCTTCAGGCGGTAGGAACGCGGACGAGTTAGATCACTGCGGCCTCTCATCAAATTGGGGCGTCAATGGCCGTCGACCAATGACTCGTCGAACAGCGCAAGCGATCAGAAATATCCACCTCGCCTGTTGCCCCCTCCCGTCATCCCGACCATATTGCGCCCATGACAAAAAAGCCCTTCCGCCTCACGCCCTACCAGGTGCAGTTCCTGATCGTCGTCGGTTTCGTGTCCGTCGGCTATGCGATCTATCTGCGCTATCTCGGCATCGAGAACTCGACCGTCGGCCTCGCCTGTGACGCCGGCCTGCAGACGCTGATCTGCAAGGCGCGCACGGTCTCGACGGTGCTGTTCAAGAATTCGGTGTTCGGCATCGTCGCGCTGGTGGTTGCGACGCTGAACCTGATGCGGCCGTCGATCGTGCTGCTGACCGTCGGCATCGTCGCCGCCGGCCTCGGCATCGTGCTCTACAATGTCGTGCTGTCGGGCCTTGCGATCGGCCTGTTCATTCTTGGATTTGCTCGGCCCGCGCCCGCCACAGCGTGAACGCGAACAGCAAGTAGATCGCGCAGGTCCACAGCGACTGCCAGTTCTCGCGGCCCTCGTTGAACAGCACAAAGGCGGCCGCCAGCGTGAGCAGGCCCGCGAATACCGATTCCGCCATCGGACGCTGGCCGATCTGCGGCCGGTTCAGCATCAGCACCGCGAACGGCACCACCGCCATCGTCAGCGAGGCGTAGGGGAAGTCGTGGTAGCGCGAGTCGAACACGAAGGCGAGCGCGGTCTGCGTCGCGATCACCGCGGTCACCGCCAGCGTCAGGCCGAGCACGGCGGTGAGCTTCGACCATTTGCGGCCCTCGCGCGGACCGAGCAGATCGAGGAAGGTCGGAAGGCTGCGGCCGATCACCATCGCCTGCGCGCAGAAGATCGGCGACAGGATGCCGGCCAGAAGCAGCGCGCCCCAGTGCAGCCAGCCGCCGATGCCGTAACTCTCATAGTACATCTTGTCGGCGCCGATCCCGAGCAGGGTGCCCGCTGACGTCGCCGAGATCGCGACGCCGAGCCAGGCCGAGAAGCGCGGCGTCCACGGCCGCCTGCGCAGCGTGAGGCCGGCGACCGCGAACACCAGCACGCAGAGGCCCATGCCGGCGCCCATGTACCATTTCCAGTACGGGAAATTGCTGATCGGCTGGCCCGGCGGATATTTCAGGTTCCGGCGCACCGAGTCGTACAGGCCCCAATAGCCGCCGACGGTGCCTTCCAGCTTGCGCTTCCAGGGCTGGTCATAGGACTCGATCAGATTGACGCGAAACTTGTTGGCTTTCGCCAGGCCCAGGATTTCCGAGACGACGCGCGCCTGGTTGGTGCGCGACGGCAGCGCGCCCTCGCGCATGCGCCCTTCGCTGGGCCAGCCGGTTTCGCCGATCAGGATCTCCTTGCCGGGGAACGCGACCGCCATGCGCTCGCGGATCGCCTCGACATGGCTCGCTGCGAACTTCGCCTTCACCGGAACATCCTCCCAATAAGGCAGGATGTGGATCGTGACGAAGTCGACGGCGTCATAGACCTCGCGATTCCTGAGCCAGAACTCCCAGACGTCGGCATAGGTGACGGGCACGCTGACCTGCGCCTTCACCGAGCGGATGATGGAGACGAGGTCCGCGGTCGTCATCTCGCCGCGCAACAGCACCTCGTTGCCGACGATGACGCTGGTGATGATGCCGGGAAATTCCTTGGAGAGGCGGACGGCGAGCGCGGCCTGCTCAAAATTCTTGGCGCGATTGCTGGAGAGCCAGATGCCCTGGAGCACCTTCAGCCCGCCGACCTTGGCGGCGATCGCCGGCACCTGGTCGAGCCCGTTCTCCATCGAATAGGTGCGGACGCAGTCGGTGATCTCCTTAAGCTGGCGCAAATCCTGCTCGATCTGGTCGGCCTCGATATGGGTCCACGCGTTCAGCGGCGACTGTTCCCCGCGGAACGGCGCATAGGAGACGCATTGGACCTTGTCGGCCGGGTCGATCGGGGCGCGCGCCAGCGTGATTGGCGTGGCCAGCCACCACCACACGGCAGCAATCGCACCCAGTGAAACGAGCAGAAGCGCCAGTGGCGTACGAAGAGAAATCGGTTCCGTCCTCCGCGAGGTGCCGTCGATTACCTGCTCACGCGCCATCTGCCAAGGGGTGTGTCCGGGATGGATCCTTCCCTCCCCCGAGGAATTTACCTGCGGCCGTTCGACAGAGGCCTAGGATCGTGACTTTGCTGGACAAAATTTCAAATTCAGGTCATGGACTCGGCAGGACTTTGCCGCCGCACTGGGGACCCATTTGGACGCCATCACCGGCGAGTCCGCGAGGTCCTGGCGCGGGCGGTCAGCTGATATATTGGGGAATTCATGCGGCAACGGGTGTTCGAGTTACGAAATGCGGTCCTGCGGCAGTTCGCCGCCACCTTGGCCGTCTCCTCCCTGGTCGTGATGGTCGGTCTCGGTGGCGCCTCCGCCCAGAGCGGCACGCCCGCCCCGGACCAGGGCAAGGCAGCCGCCCAGCCCGCCGATGCCGCCGCCAAGGACGCCGCTCAGAACCAGCGCCGCACCGACGAGTTCGCCGAAGCAGCCCAGGTCATCAACGGCCCGGCCGGCAACCCCGAATGCGTCTGGCTCGGCCGGCGCGTGGTGCGGCTGATGTGGCGCGACGACCTCGATACCGCGTTCCGCCATCTCGACCTCTACGACCGCTTCGGCTGCCCCGGCGGCCACATCCAGGCCGCCTTCCGCTGCCTGACCCGCTTTGGCGGCCAGATCGATCCCAAGGTCGCCGAGACCCTGGACAGCCGCGTGCACGCCTGCTGGATCAACCCGGCATCCCAGCCGCAGCAGGCGTCAGCCAGCGCCTCCCAGCCGGCGGCGCCAACCACGGGCAATTCGCCGGCCCCGCAGCCGGCCGCGAGCCCTGCGCCTGCGGCAAGCCCGACACCGGCGCCCTCGAAATAGCCGCGATCGTTTCAGCCGCCGTTCAGGAACGATCGGCGATAGAAGCGGTTGGCACTGCCGCACATTCCGAAACTGTCATGCCCTCATACGGTCATGAGGCCATGACAGTTGTGAAACCGCGCGGCAGAGGTATGCTCCATTTGCCGCGGACTCGGTCGGATCTCGGGGTCGGATCCGCTTCCCTGCCACTTCAGCCCCTTTTGGTTTAGCCGCGATGCGCGTTGTCGCCGCCGTTCTGTTGCTTGTGTCCGTGCTTCACGCCGGCATCTGGGGAGTCCTGCGCGACAAGGAACCCGCGCCCGACTTCAAGGGCCTGCTGCCCAGCGTCTCCTACGCCCCGTTCGAAGGCGCGGCGCACCCCGACATCGACAACATCCCCACCGTCGAGAAAATCCGCGCCGACCTGAAGACGCTGTCGACGATGACGCGCGCGATCCGTCTCTATTCGTCCACCGGCGGCGTCGAGCTGGTGCCGCCGATCGCGGCAGAGTTCGGCCTTAAGGTCACCGTCGGCGCCTGGATCGACAAGGACAAGGATCGCAACGAGCGCGAGATCAAGGCCGCCATCGAACTCGCCCGCAAGAACAGCAACGTCGTCGGCGTCGTGGTCGGCAACGAGGTGATCTACCGCGGCGAGCAGAAGGTCGAAGACCTCATCGACATGATCAAGAAGGTGAAGGGCTCGGTCCGCGTGCCCGTCACGACCGGCGAGATCTGGAACATCTGGCGCGACAATCCCGACCTTGCCTCCAACGTCGACTTCATCGCCGCCCACGTGCTGCCCTATTGGGAAAACTTCCGCTCGGACCAGGCCGTCGACCAGGCCGTCGATCGCTACAACCTGTTGCGCAACCTGTTCCCGGGCAAGCGCATCGTGATCGCCGAATTCGGCTGGCCGAGCCAGGGCTACAACCTTCGCAACGCCGACCCCGGTCCGTTCCAGCAGGCGCTGACCCTGCGCAACTTCGTCAGCCGCGCCGAAGCCATCGGCATGGAATACAACATCGTCGAAGCCATCGATCAGCCCTGGAAATATTTCGAGGGTGGCGTCGGCCCGTACTGGGGCATCCTCAACGCCAGCCGCGAGCCGAAATTCGCCTGGACCGGCCCGGTCGAGAATCCCGACTACTGGAAGCTGATGGGAATTGCGCTGCTGGTCGGCATCCTCCTGTCGCTGCCAATCCTGCGGCTGGAACAGCCGACCGCCAGGCAGGCGTTCCTGCTGTCGGCGACCGCCAACGGCGTCGGTGCCTGGGCCGCGACCGTGTTCGCATTCTGGAACGACCACTATTTCATCTTCGGCTCGGCCTTCGCGCTCACGCTCGGCATGATCCTGCTTGTTCCCCTTGTCCTCATCGCGATGGCGCGCGTCGACGAGATCGCGGCGGTGGCCTTGGGCCGGCCGCCGGAGCGGCTGCTCTCCAAGAGCAAGCCGGTCGAGAACGTTCCCGAAAATTACTATCCGAAGGTCTCGATCCACATCCCCGCCTATTTCGAGCCGGTCGAGATGCTGAAGCAGACGCTCGATGCGCTGTCGCGGCTGAACTATCCGAACTACGAATGCGTCGTCATCATCAACAACACGCCCGATCCCGCCTTCTGGCAGCCGATCCAGGACCATTGCCGCGCGCTCGGTGAACGCTTCAAGTTCATCAACGCCGAGAAGGTGCAGGGCTTCAAGGCCGGCGCGCTGCGGATCGCGATGGACCGCACCGCCGTCGATGCCGAGATCATCGGCATCCTCGATGCCGACTATGTCGTCGATCCCGACTGGCTGAAGGACCTCGTGCCGGCTTTCGCCGACCTGCGCGTCGGCCTCGTGCAGGCGCCGCAGGAGCATCGCGACGGCGACCTGTCGATCATGCACTACATCATGAACGGCGAATATGCCGGCTTCTTCGACATCGGCATGGTCCAGCGCAACGAGGCCAACGCCATCATCGTGCACGGCACGATGTGCCTGATCCGCCGCGCCGCGATGGACATGGCCGGCGGCTGGTCGTCCGACACGATCTGCGAGGACAGCGATCTCGGCCTCGCGATCCAGCAACTCGGCTGGACCACCCACTACACCAATCATCGCTACGGCCAGGGCCTGCTGCCCGACACCTACGAGGCCTTCAAGAAGCAGCGTCACCGCTGGGCCTATGGCGGCCTCCAGATCGTGAAGAAGCACTGGCGGAACTTCCTGCCCGGCCGCAGTCGGCTGACGCCCGATCAGAAGCGCGAATATGGCTTGGGCTGGCTGAACTGGCTCGGCGCCGAAAGCCTCGGCGTGGTGGTGGCGCTGCTCAACCTCATCTGGGTGCCGATCGTCGCCTTCGCCGACATCGCCATCCCGGACAAGATCCTGACGCTGCCGATCATCGGCGCCTTCATCGTCTCGCTCGCGCACTTCCTGTCGATGTACCGCGCGCGCGTCGCGATCAAACCCGGCCAGATGATGGGCGCGATGATCGCCGCGATGAGCGTGCAATGGACGGTGTCGCGCGCGGTCGCACAAGGTCTCATCACCGAGCACATCGCGTTCGCGCGCACCTCCAAGGGCGGCCTGTCCAGGATGTCGATCGAGTTCCAGGCGTTCTGGGAGGCCGTGATCGGCACCCTGCTGGTGATCGGCGCCGGCGTGCTGATCGCCTCCAACAGCTATCGCCAGATCACCGAGATCTACATCTTCGCCGGCGTCCTGGTGCTGCAAAGCCTGCCGTTCCTGGCCGCGGTCGCGATCGCGATCCTCGAGCTCAGCCGCATCAACTCGTTCCAGTTCTGGCGCGACAGCGCGATCCGCACCGCCGAGCTGATCGGCCTGCGCCCCGTGGCCCTGCCGACCCCCGCCGGCACGCCGCAGCCGGTGCCGAGCGAGGTCCGGCGGGAAGCGAATTGACGAACGAACGGCCTCTCGGCGCGGGTGAAACCTCCGCGCCGGCAAGCCACCGGCGCTGTTCGGCGTGGATAGCGGGCCGCCAATCGAGTTGAAAATTCTGGCCTAAGCGGCGGAAAGCGCGAGCGAATCCCCGCCTCCGCCAAGAGTTTGGGCCGCCACTCGCACTATTGACCTCAGCGCCCCGTCCCCCTACACAGCGCGGGCCGAAAGCATGATCCGGAAACAGCCGGTTTTTCCCCGCGACGCCAGTTGAGGCAGCGGCAAGACATGCTTCTCGAATGTCCGAAGACGATGGCGATCGATCTTGAAAGCCATCAGCGGCCATGGGAGCGCGTAGCTCAGCCGGTAGAGCACGTGACTTTTAATCACGGGGTCCTGGGTTCGAGCCCCAGCGCGCTCACCACTAAGAGCCTCAAATTACTCGATAATTGACGCAGCGGCGGCTTGTAGACAGGGGCCCTGTCTACAAGATTTCGGTTCTGTCTACAAACTCGGTTCGCTGACTGTTCCGCTCGCGCGCGGAGCGACCGCATGATCGCGACGCTCCCCCGCCTCATCTCGGCGTTCGATCGACGCTTCCCGAAGCTGCGCGATCCGGAACGGGCCCACGGCGCCTGCTGCCTCATCTCGGGCCTGTTCGCGGCGGAGGTGCCCGGCGCGCGCGTCGTCTACCTGCTCGGCAGCCGGCGCTACTTCCCGGACCGCGTCGATGACTACCCCGCCAAGGACCCGTTCTACTTCCACGCCGTCGCGGTGGTCCGCGGCCAGGCCTTCGACTGGACGCGCCGGCAACTCGACCCGCGCGCGGCACACCCGTTCGTCCAGCCGGCCGCCGAACTCCGGCGCGACTGGATCCGGCTCGGCCGATCGCCGGAGGTGCTTGGCCTATGAGCAAGCCGGTCTACCTCGAGCCACGCTCGGCCGCGGTCCTGGCGCACATGGTCGCCTACGACCGGCCGGTGACCGCCGCCGAGATCGGCCGCGACTCCAGCCTGCACCCGCGCGGCACGCCCCAGACATGGGCCGAGCTCGGCCGCTCCCTCGCCCGCCCTCTGCTCGAGCACCGCCTCGTCCTCAGGGCCGGCCGGGCCCCGATCCATTTCGTCATCACCGAACGCGGCCGCATCGCGATCGCGCTGTTCCGCGTCATCACCACCCGAAAACTGAAAGGAGATGCCAATGGCCAACCTGGTTGACACCTTGGGCTCATGGTCGAGCGCGCGAGCCCAGCGCCGGCGAGTCGCCAGCGATCTCGCGGGACGCGCCGTGCGGGCAGCTGAGCGCGAGGCCGCGGCCAAAGAGCGCATCGCCGCCGCGCTCGAGCAAGCCAACAGCATGACGCAGGTGCAGGCATGACCGCCGGCTCAACCATGATCGTCCTTATTTCCCTTGGCGCGTACGCGCTCATCGCGGCCCTGATCTACCTCCTGGATCGCCGCATCATCCGGGCTGAAGGCGGCTACGACCTTCGAAGCCTGTACCGCTATCCGTCGACGTCGGTTTGCATGTGCCTGGCTGGAGTGGTGGTGCCGGCAATTCCTGTCGCTGTTCTTTGGTGGCTGGCATGACCAAAGACACAACCGCCTATCTCAAGCGATCCAGAATGAAACGCCCGCTCCTCGTTTACGCCGCAGGGTTCTTGACGTGCGCCCTGTTCTTCGCGGGCCCTGGTCTCGTCGAAATGGCCCGTGTCGCCGCGTGGGTGGCATGCCGCGTCCTAACTTCCGGAGCCTGTCTATGACACACTCACATTCTTCCGCGGGAACCTCTTCTGCCACGGCAAGCTTGGCAGAAGCGACGACAGCCCCGGTCCTTATCGCCACTCACGCGAGTGAGGGTCTGCCAAGCAGTGATGCCGCAGGTGCCGGGGCTGTCGAGCGCTTGTCTGCCGACACCGCAAAACTCGGCGACCCGCACCCGCATTGGTCGACCGACGCCAAGAACGAAAGCTATCCCAAGACGGTCGAGGAATGGGACCCTCGCAAAGACCCGGTCGGGCAGCATTTGGACTTGGCCGAGAAGCGCCTGCGCGTGTCGATAGACCGTGACGACCCCCGAGCACCGGCAGAGATGGCGCTGGTGTCGCGCTGGGACCTGATGACGCTAATTCATGACTGGTGGCACAAGTCCGCCGTCTTTGACATTTGGCGCGCTGAGCGCGCCGCCAAGGTCGCCGATGTGTCCAGCGATGTACCGCAGGAATCGCAACTGACCGACGTGCTCGCGTCCTGCAAGGGCGAGCACCTGAAGTTCGAAGAGTGGGCTGCGGGCGAAAAATACGACATGCACGAGCACCCGCTCCACTATCTGTTCATCGATGCCAAGACCAACGCCGCGCGACAGGGATGGAAGGCCGCGTTGCGCTATGTCGCTTCCACGCTCACGCGCTCGCAGAGCGAGACGCCAACCATCGGCAGCGTCCCATCGTGCGGCAAGGAGAACGACTACCGCCGCGCCGCCAAGGACGAGGGTCGCACCGATCGTGAAGCGCTCGACAGGCTAGTCCCAGCTATCGGCTCCAGCAAAAACGAGTCTTTGGCGTTCGGCCACTTTTACTCGATGCGAGGATGGAACGTCACGTGGTCCGATAAGACCACACAAAAGAGAGACGAGGCATGAGCCGCTTCCATTTCCCGCTTTTTGTCGGCGCGGGCACGACGGCTAATATCCGGCCTGAGGAGTCCGGACTCACAGTCAGCAAGCTGCTCGACGCCGCCAAGCTGATCAAGACGGTGCCGGCGATCCCGCGGATCGTTGTGACGCCGCTCGCCCTCAAGGATACCGAGGAACGCCTGTTCCCAGTCTCGCGTAATCGATCGCGCCGGATCCACAAAAAGCTGGTGAAGAGATTCGGAGGTGAGTTTCGGAAGGTGCCCTGCGT includes the following:
- the glmU gene encoding bifunctional UDP-N-acetylglucosamine diphosphorylase/glucosamine-1-phosphate N-acetyltransferase GlmU translates to MTARSSLTIVLAAGEGTRMRSNLPKVLHPVAHQSLLAHLLAATPKGTGTSLAVVIGPDHQAVGDEAKRIRPDALTFVQAERLGTAHAVLAAREAIARGADDLLIAFGDTPLISAETFARLRAPLAKGAAIAALGFRAADPTGYGRFIVEGDRLVAIREHADASAEERNIDLCNAGLMAIDGRRALAILDKIGNANSKGEYYLTDAVGVVRQQGWEAVVIETSEDEVRGINTKAQLAEAESVMQARLRKAAMEAGVTLIAPETVYLSADTVFGNDVTIEPFVVIGPGVSIADGTVIHSFSHIVQTTLGKNVSIGPYARLRPGTSLGDGARIGNFVETKAATLEAGVKVNHLSYIGDATIGANSNIGAGTITCNYDGFKKHKTIIGQGAFVGTNSSLVAPVKIGNGAYIGSGSVITRDVPDDAMALERNQQTIREGGAARYREMKTGGKKPEKKPEN
- a CDS encoding glycoside hydrolase family 17 protein translates to MAREQVIDGTSRRTEPISLRTPLALLLVSLGAIAAVWWWLATPITLARAPIDPADKVQCVSYAPFRGEQSPLNAWTHIEADQIEQDLRQLKEITDCVRTYSMENGLDQVPAIAAKVGGLKVLQGIWLSSNRAKNFEQAALAVRLSKEFPGIITSVIVGNEVLLRGEMTTADLVSIIRSVKAQVSVPVTYADVWEFWLRNREVYDAVDFVTIHILPYWEDVPVKAKFAASHVEAIRERMAVAFPGKEILIGETGWPSEGRMREGALPSRTNQARVVSEILGLAKANKFRVNLIESYDQPWKRKLEGTVGGYWGLYDSVRRNLKYPPGQPISNFPYWKWYMGAGMGLCVLVFAVAGLTLRRRPWTPRFSAWLGVAISATSAGTLLGIGADKMYYESYGIGGWLHWGALLLAGILSPIFCAQAMVIGRSLPTFLDLLGPREGRKWSKLTAVLGLTLAVTAVIATQTALAFVFDSRYHDFPYASLTMAVVPFAVLMLNRPQIGQRPMAESVFAGLLTLAAAFVLFNEGRENWQSLWTCAIYLLFAFTLWRARAEQIQE
- a CDS encoding beta-1-3, beta-1-6-glucan biosynthesis protein produces the protein MRQRVFELRNAVLRQFAATLAVSSLVVMVGLGGASAQSGTPAPDQGKAAAQPADAAAKDAAQNQRRTDEFAEAAQVINGPAGNPECVWLGRRVVRLMWRDDLDTAFRHLDLYDRFGCPGGHIQAAFRCLTRFGGQIDPKVAETLDSRVHACWINPASQPQQASASASQPAAPTTGNSPAPQPAASPAPAASPTPAPSK
- a CDS encoding glycosyltransferase → MRVVAAVLLLVSVLHAGIWGVLRDKEPAPDFKGLLPSVSYAPFEGAAHPDIDNIPTVEKIRADLKTLSTMTRAIRLYSSTGGVELVPPIAAEFGLKVTVGAWIDKDKDRNEREIKAAIELARKNSNVVGVVVGNEVIYRGEQKVEDLIDMIKKVKGSVRVPVTTGEIWNIWRDNPDLASNVDFIAAHVLPYWENFRSDQAVDQAVDRYNLLRNLFPGKRIVIAEFGWPSQGYNLRNADPGPFQQALTLRNFVSRAEAIGMEYNIVEAIDQPWKYFEGGVGPYWGILNASREPKFAWTGPVENPDYWKLMGIALLVGILLSLPILRLEQPTARQAFLLSATANGVGAWAATVFAFWNDHYFIFGSAFALTLGMILLVPLVLIAMARVDEIAAVALGRPPERLLSKSKPVENVPENYYPKVSIHIPAYFEPVEMLKQTLDALSRLNYPNYECVVIINNTPDPAFWQPIQDHCRALGERFKFINAEKVQGFKAGALRIAMDRTAVDAEIIGILDADYVVDPDWLKDLVPAFADLRVGLVQAPQEHRDGDLSIMHYIMNGEYAGFFDIGMVQRNEANAIIVHGTMCLIRRAAMDMAGGWSSDTICEDSDLGLAIQQLGWTTHYTNHRYGQGLLPDTYEAFKKQRHRWAYGGLQIVKKHWRNFLPGRSRLTPDQKREYGLGWLNWLGAESLGVVVALLNLIWVPIVAFADIAIPDKILTLPIIGAFIVSLAHFLSMYRARVAIKPGQMMGAMIAAMSVQWTVSRAVAQGLITEHIAFARTSKGGLSRMSIEFQAFWEAVIGTLLVIGAGVLIASNSYRQITEIYIFAGVLVLQSLPFLAAVAIAILELSRINSFQFWRDSAIRTAELIGLRPVALPTPAGTPQPVPSEVRREAN